The Dendropsophus ebraccatus isolate aDenEbr1 chromosome 6, aDenEbr1.pat, whole genome shotgun sequence nucleotide sequence agtgctgcagctagtttatgGCATAAAGGAATGTGCCGACACCATGGGGTTCTACACCACCAGGATGCTGGCCTTCCAGCAGGAAATGCTTAATGCCACCTCAAAGGCCAATGCTTCCCTCCAAACTGGGGTGTATCTGCTACGGCAGATCAATGCAAGACATAGTCCATGTATCATAGACACCTATAGGGCTAACAACCAGGAGGGAAAACCAGGCCAGTCTGATGAAAGCAGGTCCAAGAGACACTATAGGGATGTCCGCCCAAGATCCCCCGAGGATAATGATTCACGTTATTCCAAACGAGACAGAaagaaataaacattttatattcAATGactaataaaagtatttacattTAGGACTTGATTGTTTGATTTTACACCGAAAGTGTTAAAGGGATTCCTGTTCCTATAAGCTCTATTCCTCCTTACCCAATGACAGGACAGTCAACAGATTGCTCAGACAGCTATATGCCGACCAACCACCATATGCATCCCAGCTCTTCTGTTCTACATTATGCTGACAGCATGATAGTCCACTGCTATAAGTAATACAAATGCTTTAGACATGGAAAGAAATTTTACCTTGGACCACTAAAGAGGTGATGTGTTACGAAAGAGAGGTATGGGGTGTAGTAGGGACACCTAAAGGTTAACTTTAACTATGTGCCTCCCCACAGTTCGGCGGCTAAGGAATGTCAATTGAAAAAACGCCATGacgttttttttctgcaaaaacgtCAGCagacagatgttagctggaagtcaatgaaattttatgatctgccttacacacatggcatttttttgtttggtgtttttctgTCCTTTGCATTTTTAAGGGTTTGGTGTTTTGAgttttttggcaaactgtggtgtttttctcccatagacgtCAATGGAAGTCTTCTGCTCTACTAAAAAACGCCATAGCCTATACATattgcacttaacccccttccttgcaaGAATGGGTACAGTGTGAGATCAATCTGGCCTCCAGGGAGTTAAGTGTTGATGCCATGCTtccttacttaaccccttgtgtgtcagactgtaagcagcatatgtcaagatgctgcatactgtaatgtgTAGAACACCTGTCAAATTGATGGGTGTTCAGCTCTtgccttttttgtgtgtgtttttccccttttggtttttcagatattggtatccagaGGATTGTGTCGCATTCAGTGGACTATTTTGatgatcagcattttttttttcagttcaacAAGGGTTGTGGGTGTGTTATTTTGAATAAGATACTTTTCTTAATTGTGTCCtgtgttttatttctttttctttacatGCTCAGTAGTGAAAGCTGTCTGACAGACGGCATTCATTACTAattcggggcctagtgttagccgatataaaatggctaacactaaactcccccattattactccagtaccGATCCCCATCCCTTCAgcaaatcagtggctgcagctgggccaTCGCTGCATCCGCCTATTGGCTGAGATGACAATGCACAtgtgtcatctcagccaatcagtggctgctacTGGGTCCCAGCATAGCCACTGATTTAAAGAAGACCAGAGGGTAAGTAAACCACCCATAGCCCCGTGCCAAAGGATTTCACCTAACATCAGGAAATAAACAGCAGGTTGAAGAGAGGGGAATCACCTAATGGGCAAGACATTCGAGCTGTTTTTCTGGAGTAAGGTGATAAATCATTTACAAAAATGTTAGAAATAACACAGGTTATGAAATCAAGTGGTATTTCTCTGTAACTTAACCTTTAATATTTGCTTTGAGAATATAACAAACAgtctattcttacctctctgcactcccccggtgtcctacAATTCCAGGTCTCAGCTGAGTGATCTTGTTTCCTCTTCGAAGACagacttgtcttggcagtgacagcccgcttagccagtcactggccatggtgctgtcccctcAAGGTCAGTgaccgggctgtcactgccagatgtCTCAGGAGTGTCCGTCTCAGAAGTGAAGGCGGGAGTGTTCAGCTAGGGACTGAACATAGCGGCGGAGGACACCTGGTAATAACAGGTAATAGGCTGTTTGTTCTTACCAATGGAGGCAACAtattaagggcgggttcacacgtaacggatccacagcggatttctcactgcggatccctgcccagtacactgTACGGGCAGACAAACTAGCaacaggatggacatcccgctgcgagtttgtcagcagcccgccccgttaacccccctggccgccggagcctatacttcacctggtctccgctccggcttgcttcggggctcccggtgtcttcacttcccgcttagccaatcagtgcactgcggtgggcagcacactgattggccaagcagcCCGTCCCGTTAACCCCCCTGGCcaccggagcctatacttcacctggtctctgctccggcttgctttggggcttccggtgtcttcacgtcccgctcagccaatcagtgcgctgcggcggggcagcacactgattggccaagctgAACGCGCCGGggtgttaacggggcgggctgctgacatacagcgggatgtccatcctgctgcaagtttgtctgctcatagagtgtactgggcagggatccgcagcggatatcgctgcgaattcgcagcgataaatctgctgtggatcctttaCGCATAAACCCACCCTAAAAGTTAATTTTCAGCGTTATACCTGTTTAATGGATAGCATTGCAAGGATGCGCTTTCTGTAAACCCAatggggatttatcaaagggtgtaaaatttagactggtgcaaactgcccacagcaaccaatcacagctcatctttcctttcaccagagctggaagctgagctgtgattggttgctgtggccagtttgccagttttcagtctaaattttacaccctttgataaatctcccccaatgtattacCATACAAGGTGCAGCCTGTTATAACTGTATATTAGGTTAGATTTTGGATGGTCTTTAGAGTCCAAATTATTAAAATATTCTTTAGAACAATACCCAGCTTGCAGCTCTGGTGCCCATCTAGCTCAAACAAAAGCCTTTAGTAGCAAGGGCATATCAGATAcattactggctgcagaggtgttTCTTTGCCAAGATGTAGGAGGAATCCCTCATGGCAGGGGAAGAATAAGCTCACATTGAATGTATTTGTGTCTCAGGGGTGTAATAATGGATGATGCATGAATTGCCTAAAGCAGCTGAAGAATATGAAGTCAATTTAACAGTCTTTACATATATCAGATCACAGATTACTGTTATTAGCAGCTAATAGATTTAAACATGCCTGATATAGATCTATAGCTATCCTAAGGTAGAAATAAGGAAGAGATACAGACAGACCAGCATGTGAGCAGAGCAAGAGCCAAACATAAAATAGTGGGATGAGGGTGTCCAAGAGTAAATAGTTTAATGCAGTGCATTACAGCACTTCTGAGGATTTGTAATattaatatataattaatattCAGTTATGAAGACAATGCGGCATTTATAAATGTATGAATGTAGTGCCAATAGCAGAGCATTTTCATAGGTTGAAAGAATATATCTATAAACCTAATAATCAATATCAGATGCTTAGGTATGCTAACCTTCCTGATAGTATATCATAGTTTCAGTACAGTCATAGACAAGGAAAGAGAGTTTTCCTGTTTGTGTTTAGCTTGCAGATGATTGCCTAGACTAAATACACTAATGTAGACCCTCATATGTAAGACCATTTTTACATCTGAAAAGTAGCTTACGTTTAGGGTATATATTGGCATAATGGTGGCTGCCTGCACAAATAAAAAGTATGTCCTTGAAAATGGATGAAAAGTAGACACtagtagatgtatgtagcaggtTAGGTGACATACATCAGCATACCAGGCTATGAAGGGGGCATGACTCAGGAGAGGCAGAGAGACTAGACTAAAAGCTTTAGTAAGTGTTTAATCTCAGCCTAGTACTGGAATCACAGCTTATAATGCccagtcagggccgattctagcttttctgctgcctgaggcgaaaattaaaatggcgccctcccccccccccatgctagaATCAATTGTGTAGCAACTATTCACACGTCGATACCTCAGCTATAAGTAAACTTATTTTCtcattgtgtattatgatgttctgcagaacctcataatacacctcagctgctgcagaacctcataatacacctcagctgctgcagaacctcataatacacctcagctgctgcagaacctcatcatacacctcagctgctgcagaacctcattatacacctcagctgctgcagaacctcatcatacacctcagctgctgcagaaccacataagcctcctactttataaagaaccagtgtatgaacctcttatgtactgcagggTGTAAGTGACAAAAACTTCACTTACAGGCTGCAGCACAAATATAATTAAAGGGCATAAGAGAAGGAGAGGTCTTCTTCACTGCGCTGCACTggtgacccctgacctctgcacggagcccgCACATTTTTCTACCTACTGGCAGCTGGAGAtcggaggtcaggggttatcactgTACAAGAAGTGAAGAAGCAGACCTCTAATTCTCTGaagctctttaaccctttgtgctgcagcctgtAAGTGAAGTCTGTgtgacttacacactgcagtacatgaaggggttaagtattcTGACAGGCTCTGGCATGGTCGCTCCAGCACAGGGTCCAGGAAACGCTGCAGCCGTACTGAGACCCTGTCTGTGAGGTAAGGCAGAGAGGCAGGGGGTGAAGGAGGGGTACGGATCGTGCCACAGTGAGACACTGTCTCTGTGGGGCAGGAGGGGTGAGCTGAGCTAGGCCATGCTGtgcttgggtggggggggggcgccattgccACTCACTCTGCAGCATCCCCCCTGCCCACCCGCTCACTGTGCAGCCTCCAAGTGGACACAATAATAAATTAAAGAACACTTACTCTTCTCCTCAGCTGTGTCTTCCTTCTTCTGGGGCCTGGCTtccctcatctccttctccttccccttCCGGCTCCTCTGAGGTGCGTCGGAAAAGTGACGTCAGCCATCAGAAGTGTGCTGTAACAGACGTGCCTGTGCATGGCACGTCTGCTAAATGGATGTGATTGTAAAGGGGCTGAGCTGGGGGGAGCTGGACCCAGCCCCGGAGTGCAAATGCCAGACGCAGACGCCACTGGTGTCAGGGAAggttctgccgccccctgcaggaccccaagagctgccgcctgaggcggaagcctcagcctgcctcatggcagaagcgggcctgtgcCCAGTGCTGCTCTATAGTGtcatccatgctggtgctgcttctGATAGTGTTCTGCCAGAAAATGCATATACAAGTCATAAAATGTCCGCTCTTCGCCTATACACATTCACTTATTCAGAAAAGTTATCTGAAACTTTAGGTACacctaaagtgactctgtacccacaatctgacccccccccccccccaaaccgcttgtaccatcagatagctgctttaaatccaagatctgtcctggggtcccttcagcaggtgatgcagttattgttctaaaaaagaaattttaaacttgcagccctgtgtcaaactggtgtggcctaaagtgtctgtgcattaggctggcacaacctctctgtccctcctcccttccctctttatcattaggaatgtcccaggcaggtattttcctattcatcagctgtgagaacacggcacatgggctggatcgttaaggcacctgtgcagtgttcaatgaagaggaataggaaaaatcctgacagtggcattcctaatgatgaagaaggcagggaggagggacgatggggtggtgcaaggttagggcacagacactgtaggccagggcagtttgacacagggctgcaagtttaaaagttgtttttaggacaataactgcatcacctgccaaacagaccccaggacagatcttggattaaaagcagctatccgaaggtacaagtggtttggtggggcagattgtgggtacagagtcgctttaactaaaaTAACTAACTGTATATTAGTTGTATGTAGAGAATCCACACTAAAGTAGTACTAACAGTATTAGTACTGGTGTGGCCATGATCACTGGGGTTCCAGTCCCACATTATGTAACATCCTAGTGATGCTGTGATTTTCCTTACAgtattataataaattatattcGCACCACTTTTTATACAATAATGAAGCTTTATTTACAGAAACCCCTTTAGTAAGGTCTGTCAGGCATTGAATTTTTTTGTAACATCTGTCCCATTTACAATTAGTATAAAAAAGTTAACATATCGGTAGAAGTGTACAAGGAAGTTTATTCTGCAATACAGTTAAAAACCTGGAAATAGAAATAGGATTCTCAGTTCAAGGTACTGTGAATTTCTTCCAAAATGTAAATGCATTACATACAGCTTTGGTATTTGATATTGTTGCAGCTTCCTTACTTGCCAGCTGCCCTTTTATATTATAATACAGCATGATCAGTCACATCAGTTTAGAAAAGGGTGATTTTGTTTATCAATGTACATCTTGGTGGAAATAATCCCAATGCAGTGGCTTGAGAAATCAGTAAGTAGTGCACTTGATAGGGATGACTTTACATCAatgaatacagtgtgttgtggggGCTTTCTCCAAAAGCCAATACTTACTGACATGGCTGTGGTCACATCTGTGTTGGAAATTCTGCATACAGCACTATTTCGTCAGTAAAATGCCACAGCATCCCAGATCTCCAACAGACCCCATGTAAATCAGTGAGAGCTGTTGCTTTCCAATTATATCCAGTAAATAAGGAATATAAATGGCAATAACAATAAAAGCCTATTGTTATTTTTCCCCTGTGAgactagagcaggggtgtcaaacctgcTGCTCTCCAggtattgtaaaactacaattctcattgtgcctggacagccaaaggtttagCTGTCGAGGCACAATGGGAATTatattttgaaacagctggagggcctgacagGAATAATGACATGTATGTCAACTGGGCCAAAGTCCATTCATTGGCTTTCCAGAAATTGAAATCGGtctatgggtgccttcacacctaccatatcgcagcagaaaatccgctgcggatccgcagcagatttaactagatgaatgaacacagcatcaaattcgcatttacaaatctgctgcggatccgcagcggatttaacagtgcgtatttaatgctgtgttcattcatttagttaaatctgttgcggatccgcagcggattttctgctgcgatacggtaggtgtgaaggcaccctatgtGTGCATTTTAAGGGATGTGGAATTAGAGCCTCATTGGGGACAGGGACTGATGTGAGTAAGGCTTGGGTAATACAACTTTTTTTAtacgtttttcttttttacaaaaacggatgcatttgtgtgcatggatcaaaacacatccgttttttttttttagtatatacaAAAGTGTGGTCTACCACCTTTTTGtggacgttaaaggggttatccagcgctacaaaaacatggccactttcccactactgttgtctccagtttgggtggaattttgaaactcagttccattgaagtaaatggagcttaattgcaaactgcacctgaactggagacaacagtagggggaaaagtggccatgtttttgtagcactggataacccctttaagggtataaacccacacaccgtatacacagcgtatttactgctgcgatacgcagcaaatacgcagcagattagatctaaataactgaacacaccatcaaatctgctgcgtatttgttgcgtatacggtgtgtgggtttgtaccctaaagaaaaaaaaaaaagcatccattttattcattttttttccttttacaattgAAGTATGCACatacgaaaaagaaaaaaaaactggtcctagtgcggacccacaACTGCAGTACGGATCACTATCTTCTATGCAGTTTTCAATGAATTGCTGAGCACCATGAATGCACAACCATAGTGCGGTCAGCAATTACGGGCTGCACTACGGACATATGGATAAGGCCTTGATGCAATCTGTGTACAGAGCTTTAGAATATGTTTCCATTATAGATGgagcataaaataaataaataatagacgTATATTTCCATCTATAGGGGTCCATATTGTGGCAATAAAACAAATGCAGGTATGTCATGACAGATTTATTGATATTTTGTACACAGTCATTGGTCTTTTTCTGCGTATTTCTACTTGTGATCTAACTATTCTGTAGGATGCTTCACATATATAGCCATCTTTTAATCTTTTTTGTCACTTGCAATAGCACAGATCAATGTCTCAACACACAAAGACCCCAAACCAATCCTATCACTATCTTGTAATGTCAGTCTTTGCCGTACCTTCATCTCTGGAGTCTAAACATTCCTAGTCTATGCATCCCACAGGTAGGTCAGATCATATATTGTAAGCTGCCACTCTTATGTATACCTTACTTCATCTAAGATCTCTTCATCTTTGATCTCTAAAATCCCACCTGTTGATTGAATGGGGCTAGAAGGTGACTGTTTATGGGCATTTAAGCACATCTTATACAGAGGCAGATTATAGGTAAAGAGCGTTACTAGAAATGCCAAAAATCCGCCCGTATAAAAGTGTTAATGATCAGCAGCAAatatgatcacatcttttgtgcagtTTTAAAATTTATCAGTAGCacgtctccctgtgtaaacagggaataTGCAGCTggtagcaatatatttaaaagaccacacaaacaatacagtgatcattcGTGCGGCCCAGCCACATGATTATGCTTTCTACAGACAATGCAATCAAACTCCAATCTCTCTGATCGTCTATCGCTTGTGTTCTTGCATGGCCCCACATCAGGTTGTGTGAAAGATGTATGTATTAGTCTGAAGAGCTTTATATTTATAAACCAAAGGTTTAAGACACTCAAAAAGGGTCACCCAGCTCCCACACTCCCCTTCCCAGCAGAGCTCTGAGCTTAGGACCCTCACTAATGAAAATTATTTATGAATTTTTTACATTATGTCCTATGACAGTAGTGGTAAAGAAAACCAGATCTAAAAAAGACAGGTTAGATAGGACATAGCTCCAATCCATTTCACCATTTGATGTAAAGCCAGCCCTGTAACAAGCCTTCAATGCATTAGGATGCTATATTAAATGTATACAATATAACATACatcttacagtatatagagagttaGCAAAATATAGAGACACCGACTTGTGTACTGGATAAGCTTAGACATTTCTCACGTACAGTAACAATTACAGTATATAACAATGCTATCTTcgtaataaaatagaaaatatgaTTTAGGACAATAACAAAATATAGCCTCAGATTTCTACATCTTTTACTGAATCTGGTAAAGTGCAATCTCAGTAGAAAAGTATTAAGTTGCCCAACAAGATAGAGAAGTGCGGGAACTGCCCCACACATATAGTGTGTGAaatccacctgcacagcactaagCTGGCACAGGAGGGCAGGCTCCGGCACTACTCAATGACCTTTCAAATAAGATGCAGAACCAATCATGTGCATGTCTTATTTATTTAAGAGACCCCATTACATCTTGCACATCCTTTCAAGAATTTCCGGGTTGACCTTGAAATGTTCTTATAATTGAAGTCACACGCTTTGATAAATCCTCTAGATGACCATTTTGGAGATGCACCGTTCCCTAATATAAAAAAAGTATAAAGTAATGTTATGAATATAGAAAAATACACAGATACATAAGGATCTAGAGAGTTTTGCATTTGCATTTTCACTTGCATTTGCATGAGAATAATTATTACCtgcaacttttttttctaattattacTTTTTATCAATATATTACACATTAAGGTCTCCAAGAAAGCAAAAAAGTGCATGTGACATGAGCAGCACAGACTGACCTGTGTCGGCCCTGGAGTTTTTTTTCATTATCCCAATATTAGTTGTGGCAAATTTATCATATTCTCACATGCTTACTTCTATGACACCAATTGAATGGAGagaatttgtgcaaaaaaattgcagcCCTATTCCActtctcagtaaaaaaaaaatgttgtgggtcCCTTCCTATAAACTTAATTTCCTAACTGAAGTGGGGTCTGGGAGACCAGATATCTTTTTCTTGAACAGCCTTTATAAAAATAGTGAGAAAAATAATTTTCTAGAAACTGAAATCAGCTGATGTACACAGCACCATATTATTCTAGTGAATGATTTGCACACTGTCTACCTGATTGTTTTATCATTCTTTAAACTCACCTTCTAGGCACATCTGGGGGTCCTATTCTGGTAGAATACTGCACTCTTTCATGTTTAGGAGCTTCTATAGCAAACTTTTTTTCAAATGGTCTGAACTTTGAAATCTCACTCTCCCATTCGTTATCAAATGATGGTGCGTCAGCTGCAATTCAACAAAGTACAGTTACAACATAACACGTAGAAACCAGTAACCAGTAACCATTACAAAAAAATCTAGCTAGGATGACACTTGGATTTCTGATGCCATATGCCTTAGGATCTGCatgatgattaaaggggtatttaaggaattttcttttttttttttttttttttagaactatgCCCAGACAGGGGCTCAATACTACAATACCATATACTACCCTCCCTTGCTCACCTGCAATGTAAATGTAGCTATATAGATcagattactagagatgagggaatacgattcgatcgagtaggtattcgattgaatattgcggtagtcgaaagattcgaatacaatcgagtagtttgtcgaatacgcggcaaacattcgaaagccctcccatcgcacttggcgctttttttaatccaatcaccatgcagggaggccgtgagggaccctaagagtacgcacgcagtgcgacaacggcgtctaccctcattggatggctaaaCCACAGGACCTcgaatcttaaaggggaagtccggccaaaacgattttttaatatgttattacttacagaaacttagacaaatttctaatgtacatttattatgggaaatgcacatatagggctatttcccttaatttagtagatcagggagacttcagattctctaaaaaaagtgatgtcacgaaccgggggtgtaattacaatggagtgtccagcaggggctcactatatatagaagtcaatgagtaccattgacttctatatatagtgcgcccctgctggacactccattggaattacaatggatgtgtatgtaaatgtaatatacagtgtttttgatttaatacatttatggaatactttggggagcaagtgtccttgctccccaaagtgttccataaatgtaatcaatcaataaatcacagtaagcccgccgaaccgccgctccCCGCCGAACCACCGCCGCCCGCCCACCGCTGcctgaactactactctcatcacctgctcatagcatgagcaggtaatGGGAGAATAGTAGCTGTGTTATTGCcactgccgccgctgatgctgccgcgcaggggagccgctcatcagtgtgcagccatcatccccctccgcccaggcccgcatctgccatgaggcgaagtgaagtcttcgcctcaggcggcagctcccacgaccctgcagggggcggcactggccgcccctgcacagtgagctttcatgcatatattatatgcatgaccgctcactgactacaggagcagagagatcagccatagactgatgtctctgctcctgtatgcgtattccggggcgtgctacgctaatagcgtaccgcccacggaatatacgtgcagaagcagggactccagtgtgatgccggactccctgctcctgcactataggagcgccccctgctgtcagctgtgtctgtgtccttattaggaggcgcacacagctgacaggaggctcagagcagggaactaagagttctctgctctgtgccattcacttctaggtcgcaggctgtgttagtgctgcgatctagaagtgatctggagcagccagtgatgtcttcctggtcaggctgctctatgagatctgtgatcagcctgaccaggaagcatccaggaaGCCACAGGGACTGCGTgggaacgagtggtgaggtgagtagctgctggcctgttttttgttttactttgctgagatgggggggaacacaggagatggggggacacaggagatgggggggcacaggagatggggggcacagaagatggatgatacagggggtaattgtggggagacacaggagatggatgatacagggggtaattgtggggagatgggggggggacacaggagatggagggacacaggagatggatgatacagggggtgattgtggggagatgggggggacacaggagatggagggacacaggagatggatgatacagggggtgattgtggggagatggggggacacaggagatggagggacacaggagatggatgatacagggggtgattgtggggagatggggggacacaggagatggatgatacagggggtgattgtggggagatggggggacacaggagatggatgatacagggggtgattgtggggagatggggggggacacaggagatggatgatacagggggtgattgtggggagatggggggacacaggagatggatgatacagggggtgattgtggggagatggatgatacagggggtgattgtggggggatggggggacacaggagatggatgatacagggggtgattgtggggagatggggggggacaaaggagatggggggacacaggagatggatgatacagggggtgattgtggggagatggggggacacaggagatggatgatacagggggtgattgtggggagatggggggacacaggagatggatgatacagggggtgattgtggggagatggggggggacacaggagatggagggacacaggagatggatgatacagggggtgattgtggggagatggggggacacaggagatggatgatacagggggtgaatgtggggagatggggggacacaggagatggatgatacagggggtgattgtggggagatggggggacacaggagatggatgatacagggggtgattgtggggagatgggagggacacaggagatggatgatacagggggtgattgtggggagatgggggggacacaggagatggagggacacaggagatggatgatgcagggggagatggggggacacaggagatggatgatacaggggggtgattgtggggacttggggggacacaggagatggatgatacagggggtgattgtggggagatggggagacacaggagatggatgatacagggggtgattgtggggacttggggggacacaggagatggatgatacagggggtgattgtggggagatgggg carries:
- the LOC138795756 gene encoding uncharacterized protein — its product is MSDQESSSIVLGQSDDDSTDLYNMSGLLDGVNDSEALSVEDDSCDEHPPVSHQPTEEKMEEHSTEKKNYPKENPYEQQYYMQHMHLSSVLERGLTAIHSELSLLSRSVLQLVYGIKECADTMGFYTTRMLAFQQEMLNATSKANASLQTGVYLLRQINARHSPCIIDTYRANNQEGKPGQSDESRSKRHYRDVRPRSPEDNDSRYSKRDRKK